The sequence below is a genomic window from Candidatus Oleimmundimicrobium sp..
CATTCAATCTCTCCTTTTTTGCCAAATTATAAGAAGAATCAACCAGACTTATTTTTTCCTCTTCCGCAATCGCCATATCCTCTACGTTAACTTTAACTCCAAGCTCAATCCCATTACATAAAATACTTTTCTTGATAATCGAAGAGCTACCCACTTTACACGCTTTAAAAAATATCGATTCGCCTATTGTCGCGCCTGAACCAATCATACAGTTATCACCAATTGTCGTATAGCCAAAAATTGTGGCATTAGCTTCAATTTGACAATTATCTCCTATAACAACAGGGCCAAAAATATTGGCTTCCGCACTAATCTTGCAATTTTTGCCAATCCAAACTTTTGGTTTTACCTGCTTACCTTTAAAATTAAATTTAATCTGCCTTTCAAGAATATCATGATGAGCTTTAAGATATTTTTGAGGCGTTCCTATATCAAGCCAATAAGCATTGGAGGGAAAACCGTATATTTTTTCCTCTTTCTCAACCATTTTAGGAAAAACTCCCTTTTCAAAAGAGTAATTCATGCCTTCTGGGATAAAATTTAAAACTTCTGATTTGAAAACATAGGTGCCCGCGTTTATAAAGTTTGTTACCACCTTATCCCAACCAGGCTTCTCTAAAAAATCAACTACTTTGCCCTTGCTGTCTATTGGAACAAGGCCATAAGATGTGGGATCTTCAACAGAAGCAAGAGCTAAAGTTGCTAATGCCTTTTTTGACTGATGGTATTCAACAAGCTTTGTAATATTTAAATCCGTTAAAATGTCGCCATTTAAAACAATAAAAAAATCGTCATCGAGATATTTTTCTACATTTTTAATTGCCCCCGCTGTTCCCAGAGGTTCGTCTTCTTTAACATATCTAATTTTTAAATCATGTTTTGTTCCATCACCGAAATAATTCTCAAATATGTCTAAAAAATTCCCCGTGCTTAAAATAATCTCCTGAATACCATGCCTTTTAAGCAGTTCAAACACATATTTAAGAAATGGGATGTTTAAAAGAGGAAGCATCGCTTTGGGAATTGTATGTGTAAGGGGTCTTAACCGGGTTCCTTGGCCTCCAACTAAAATGACAGCTTTCACGCATTCCTCCAAAGTTAAATTTTTACTCATTTTAACATATTATGTAAGAAATTTACCCATTTAACTAAGACTAAAAGGCGTTGTAATTATTAATATTGCCGGGAGAGAGGGTTTAAAAAAACAGATTTACTCGTTATCAATATAGTCTTTGCCGATAATTATGAGAATATCGGTAGAAAAATTGTATTGGCCAGTGTCTTTTAACGTCTTAGCAAACGGCAAGTAAGCACCAACTTTATCAACTTTATTTTTCGCGTTTGAACCATATATTATAAGTGTCTTATCGTAATTGGCCTTATCCGCGTTACCTATATTTTTTACTTGAAAATCTTTTACTTTTAATCTGTCTGCAAGCTTGTGGGCTATTCCCGCACTCTCGCATCCATTTCTTATATCTAAAGTAATATCATCATTTTCAATAAATTCCGCCGGTAGTTCACCATCCAAAGGAAGATCATTTTGAACACGATAAATAATTTTATCTATTTCTTTTTCATTTGGAATAACATAACTTACTCCGTTTCTAATTTCAGGTGTCCCTGGAAGCATAATCCCATCAAGATCATCACCTTTCAACACACTTAGCCGTTTCCCCAGGGATATCATTTCACTTATACTCATATCGCTTCTGGTGTTTTCGGCAACAATACTTGCCAGCTCAGGTACTTTAAAAATAGATTTTATTCTCATGGATTCACTCAAAATAGCCTTTATAAACTTCTGTTGTCTTTCAATTCTTCCAAAATCACCTAAAACATCGTGACGAAACCTCACATATTTAAGGGCAGTTTCTCCGTCAAGTTTATGATAACCGGGATTAAGCGATAGCTTAATTGAAGAGTCCCTCATACGTTTTTCAACATAAACTTCTACCCCGCCTAATACATCAACAGTTTCTTTAAATCCTTTAAAATCAACCATGACATAGTGGTGCATATCAATACCGGTAAATTCTTCTACAGTGTTAATCATGAGCTCCGCTCCGCCCAACATGTAAGCTGCATTTATCTTGTTATAAGAATGACCGGGTATTTTAACTCTGAAATCTCTCGGAATTGAAATTAAAATGACTTTTTTTGTTTGAGGGTTGAACCTCATCACAATTATTGTATCGGCTCTTCCTTGGTCATCCCCTCGAGTATCGTTTCCTAAAAGCAGGATATTTACAGGTTCTTGATTTTTTGATTCAGTAAGTATCTTTTCTAAACCATTGTTTCCGTTGGTGGAATTCATGTTTTGTTCTAAATTTTTCACGTAAGCATAACAGGCAGCGGCACTAGCTAAAAAAAGGATAAAAAGTATTAATAATATTTTAGGAATAATATGCCGAGAATTCTTTTTATACTCAACAATCCCATAATCCGATGTATTTTCTTGTCTTCTTTTTCTTAAATGCTTCCCCAATTAAAAACACCCCGATAAAAACCAGTTTAAATTTTAACATAATGTACCAATAAGTTTAATTAATGTAAATAAAGAAAAATCAGGAAAGTTTTTTCTTTAAAATTTTGTTAACTAACTGAGGGTTTGCGCTACCTTTGGTAAGCTTCATAACTTGTCCCACCAAAAAACCAAGGGTCCTGCCCTTCCCGCTCTTGTATTCTTCAACAGCTTTCTGATTCTCTTCTAAAACCATATCAACGATTCTCACTATCTCACCCTCATCGCTTATCTGGAACAAACCTTTTTCTTCAACTATAATCTTCGGCAATTTGCCAGTTTCAAACACCTCTTTAAAAACATCTTTAGCCATCTTGCCGCTAATTTGTCCGTCATCGATTAATTTTAATAATTGTACAAGATGTTTGGGGGTAACAGCAGATTCTTCTATTTTAAGATTGGCTGCATTTAAGTGCATTGAAAGCTCACCCATCATCAAGTTGCTTATCTTTTTAGCATCACTGTAAGATTTTGTACACTCCTCAAAATAATCCCCCATTGCTTTTGAGGAAGTTAAGAACTCGACATCATAGACAGAAAGTTTATATATTTCCATAAACCTCTTTTTCCTAGCATCAGGAAGTTCCGGTAAAGTCTTTTTTAAATCCTCAATCCATTCTCGAGAAAGCTCCATGGAAACTAAATCGGGTTCCGGAAAATAGCGGTAGTCATGAGCTTCTTCCTTGCTTCGCAGAGACATCGTAATATTGTTTGCGGCATCCCAATGACGAGTTTCCTGAACCACTCTTTCCCCGGTCTCAAGAAGCTCTCTTTGACGCTCAATCTCATATATTAGAGCTTTTTGAATAGCACGAAACGAATTCATGTTTTTGACCTCAGATTTCGTTCCGTGCTCCTTCGCCCCTTTGGGACGCAAAGAAATATTGGCATCACACCTAAAAGAACCTTTTTCCATGTCACAATCAGAAACCCCCAGATGTTCAATGATATTTTTTAGTTTTTGGGCAAAAGCTTTTGCCTCATCGGGTGTCCTAATATCCGGTTCTGTAACTATTTCAACCAGTGGAACACCGGCCCGATTAAAATCAACCAGACTGTAATCGGCTCCCCCTATCCGGCCACTTTCACCTATATGAATAAGTTTACCTGTATCTTCTTCAAGATGAACTCTGGTTATAGAAATTTTCCGGGTAAAGCCATTCACCTCAACATCCATAGAACCACCCTCACAGATAGGCAAATCATACTGAGATATCTGGTAATCCTTAGGCATATCCGGATAAAAATAGTTTTTGCGGTCAAA
It includes:
- a CDS encoding NDP-sugar synthase, which translates into the protein MKAVILVGGQGTRLRPLTHTIPKAMLPLLNIPFLKYVFELLKRHGIQEIILSTGNFLDIFENYFGDGTKHDLKIRYVKEDEPLGTAGAIKNVEKYLDDDFFIVLNGDILTDLNITKLVEYHQSKKALATLALASVEDPTSYGLVPIDSKGKVVDFLEKPGWDKVVTNFINAGTYVFKSEVLNFIPEGMNYSFEKGVFPKMVEKEEKIYGFPSNAYWLDIGTPQKYLKAHHDILERQIKFNFKGKQVKPKVWIGKNCKISAEANIFGPVVIGDNCQIEANATIFGYTTIGDNCMIGSGATIGESIFFKACKVGSSSIIKKSILCNGIELGVKVNVEDMAIAEEEKISLVDSSYNLAKKERLNDRT
- a CDS encoding LCP family protein encodes the protein MGKHLRKRRQENTSDYGIVEYKKNSRHIIPKILLILFILFLASAAACYAYVKNLEQNMNSTNGNNGLEKILTESKNQEPVNILLLGNDTRGDDQGRADTIIVMRFNPQTKKVILISIPRDFRVKIPGHSYNKINAAYMLGGAELMINTVEEFTGIDMHHYVMVDFKGFKETVDVLGGVEVYVEKRMRDSSIKLSLNPGYHKLDGETALKYVRFRHDVLGDFGRIERQQKFIKAILSESMRIKSIFKVPELASIVAENTRSDMSISEMISLGKRLSVLKGDDLDGIMLPGTPEIRNGVSYVIPNEKEIDKIIYRVQNDLPLDGELPAEFIENDDITLDIRNGCESAGIAHKLADRLKVKDFQVKNIGNADKANYDKTLIIYGSNAKNKVDKVGAYLPFAKTLKDTGQYNFSTDILIIIGKDYIDNE
- the gatB gene encoding Asp-tRNA(Asn)/Glu-tRNA(Gln) amidotransferase subunit GatB; translated protein: MDYEVVIGLEIHVELDTESKMFCGCSTKFFSEEPNIFTCPVCLGMPGSLPVPNEKAIEYTVKIGLALNSKIASFTKFDRKNYFYPDMPKDYQISQYDLPICEGGSMDVEVNGFTRKISITRVHLEEDTGKLIHIGESGRIGGADYSLVDFNRAGVPLVEIVTEPDIRTPDEAKAFAQKLKNIIEHLGVSDCDMEKGSFRCDANISLRPKGAKEHGTKSEVKNMNSFRAIQKALIYEIERQRELLETGERVVQETRHWDAANNITMSLRSKEEAHDYRYFPEPDLVSMELSREWIEDLKKTLPELPDARKKRFMEIYKLSVYDVEFLTSSKAMGDYFEECTKSYSDAKKISNLMMGELSMHLNAANLKIEESAVTPKHLVQLLKLIDDGQISGKMAKDVFKEVFETGKLPKIIVEEKGLFQISDEGEIVRIVDMVLEENQKAVEEYKSGKGRTLGFLVGQVMKLTKGSANPQLVNKILKKKLS